The Anolis carolinensis isolate JA03-04 chromosome 2, rAnoCar3.1.pri, whole genome shotgun sequence genome has a window encoding:
- the nelfe gene encoding negative elongation factor E: MIVLPPGLTEEEEALQKKFAKLKKKKKALMALKKQQSSTSQASQGGIKHSISDQPIVDTATATEQAKMLVKTGAISAIKAENKNSGFKRSRTLEGKLKDPEKGPAPTFQPFQRSISADDDSQEARRPQRKSLYESFVSSSERLRDQEKDSDMTRDPEKESDRSENMRGFEWDYDRDRSRDRSKDRDQERDRDRDRDRDNDRERDRDRDRDRDRDRDREREREREREGGFRRSDSFPDHRAPRKGNTVYVYGADMNQNMLRTAFSVFGNIIDLSMDNPRNCAFVTYEKMESADQAITELNGKVVEDIQLKVSIARKQPMLDAATGKSVWGSLAVRNSVKGSHRDKRSQVIYNEDIF; the protein is encoded by the exons ATGATTGTTTTACCTCCGGGACTGACGGAAGAAGAGGAAGCGCTTCAGAAGAAATTTGCCAAACTCAAGAAAAAG AAAAAGGCCCTCATGGCCTTAAAGAAGCAACAGAGTTCAACCAGTCAGGCCAGCCAAGGAGGAATTAAACACT CCATCTCAGACCAGCCCATAGTGGATACGGCAACAGCGACGGAGCAGGCCAAAATGTTGGTGAAAACAGGGGCCATTAGTGCTATTAAGGCTGAGAACAAGAACTCGGGGTTCAAGCGCTCCCGCACGTTGGAGGGGAAACTGAAA GATCCTGAGAAAGGTCCAGCCCCAactttccagccttttcaacgCAGCATCTCAGCAGACGATGATTCCCAAGAG gcTCGGAGGCCCCAGAGGAAGTCTCTCTATGAAAG CTTTGTGAGCTCTAGCGAACGGCTCCGGGACCAAGAGAAAGATTCAGATATGACCCGGGATCCAGAGAAGGAGTCAGACCGGAGTGAAAACATGCGTGGTTTCGAATGGGATTATGACCGGGATCGCAGCCGGGACCGGAGTAAAGATCGGGACCAAGAGAGAGACCGGGATCGAGATCGGGACCGGGACAATGACcgggagagagacagagaccgGGACAGAGACAGAGACCGGGACAGAGATCGAGAGCGGGAGCGAGAGCGAGAACGAGAGGGCGGCTTTCGCC GTTCTGATTCTTTCCCAGACCACCGTGCCCCACGTAAAGGCAATACGGTGTATGTTTATGGAGCTGACATGAACCAGAACATGCTCCGTACCGCTTTCTCAGTCTTTGGGAACATCATTGATCTCTCTATGGACAACCCCCGCAA CTGCGCTTTCGTCACCTATGAGAAAATGGAGTCTGCGGATCAAGCAATCACTGAG CTCAATGGAAAGGTGGTGGAAGACATTCAGCTGAAGGTCAGCATTGCCCGCAAGCAGCCCATGCTGGATGCGGCCACGGGCAAATCTGTGTGGGGATCCTTAG cTGTGAGGAACAGTGTCAAGGGCTCTCACCGAGACAAGCGTTCCCAGGTCATCTACAACGAGGATATCTTCTGA